A window from Glaciimonas sp. PCH181 encodes these proteins:
- the ygiD gene encoding 4,5-DOPA dioxygenase extradiol — MSTLIPRRMPAIFFGHGSPMNAIQDNRFTQAWEQLGAKVTALKPRAILSISAHWYTRGTAVTAMPQPKTIHDFGGFPQALFDMQYPAAGDPALAAQIRDLLAPMAVEMDQSWGFDHGTWSVLVKALPHADIPVIQLSIDATQGPQFHFELGRKLAALRDQGVVIIGSGDVVHNLRLMNWDPNAPAHGWAERFNTTIRESLLSGDHQKVVNYAALGEDGKLSVPTAEHFLPLLYIIGTQHDDEQVTIPIDGINMGAISMLCAVVGNLEN; from the coding sequence ATGAGCACCCTTATTCCGCGTCGCATGCCAGCAATATTTTTCGGCCACGGCAGCCCGATGAACGCAATACAAGACAACCGTTTCACCCAAGCCTGGGAGCAATTAGGCGCCAAGGTAACTGCGCTGAAGCCGCGTGCTATTTTGTCTATCTCGGCGCATTGGTATACGCGTGGCACAGCCGTTACCGCGATGCCGCAGCCCAAGACGATTCATGATTTTGGTGGGTTTCCGCAGGCCTTGTTTGATATGCAATATCCGGCTGCGGGCGATCCGGCATTGGCTGCCCAGATACGAGATTTGCTGGCGCCTATGGCCGTCGAGATGGATCAATCCTGGGGCTTTGATCACGGGACATGGTCGGTGTTGGTGAAGGCACTGCCGCATGCCGATATTCCGGTAATTCAGTTGAGTATTGACGCCACGCAAGGGCCGCAATTTCATTTTGAGTTGGGCCGGAAATTAGCGGCATTGCGCGATCAGGGTGTCGTGATTATCGGAAGCGGCGATGTCGTGCATAACTTGCGCCTGATGAATTGGGACCCAAATGCGCCTGCGCATGGCTGGGCAGAGCGCTTTAACACCACGATTCGGGAAAGTTTATTAAGCGGTGATCATCAAAAAGTGGTGAATTACGCTGCTTTGGGCGAGGACGGAAAGTTGTCCGTGCCGACCGCAGAACACTTTTTACCATTGCTGTACATCATCGGCACGCAGCATGACGATGAGCAAGTCACGATCCCGATCGACGGCATCAATATGGGCGCGATCAGCATGTTGTGCGCGGTGGTGGGGAACTTAGAAAATTGA
- the mnmC gene encoding FAD-dependent 5-carboxymethylaminomethyl-2-thiouridine(34) oxidoreductase MnmC: MIEKIVAEWRQKSSYTVLDTAFEAGQQFLAIWQAWRDDAARPQQLHYLAWLPTGLSIAEMAQKQSEWAELSEALLAVWPVAVPGFHRIYLDQNQIVLTLMIGDSAKCVQQIDARIDAFYLSAQDWPLSLWTRLGRLAKAQAILRMPMSSDSQQKMVENAGFVFENTPGAAVKNACFCPRWRITTPRTQPPPVQRHAIILGAGLAGAAACQRLALRGWKVTLIERHANIAQEASGNLAGIFMPLLSRDDNPTSRLSRNAYLFARHVWQSLGGIGNGFSGAACGVLQIARDAAHAEAQQNLSQQTDFPAEYAQWLAQPAASALLGAPVSGGGWLFPGGGWVHPQSLCRAMLQACGSQLQTHFNVSASTLIKMADSWQVCDENGAEIATAPVVILANGMGALSFPQTCDLPLTAIRGQVTYLDAESAPAIMPVLCGDGYLTPAINGLCSIGATYDNDAETALRQSSQDENLARLHQILPDWTADVTVLPLTGRVGFRCVATDRLPLVGALPDTTATSPLREPQLKDIPRLPGLYGLLGYASRGLIWAPLAAELLAAELNDEPLPIEAELAAALDPARFILKAQRRTKP, translated from the coding sequence ATGATTGAAAAAATCGTCGCAGAATGGCGACAAAAATCCTCCTATACCGTGCTAGATACCGCATTCGAGGCTGGTCAGCAATTCCTCGCAATCTGGCAGGCCTGGCGCGACGACGCTGCACGACCACAGCAATTACACTATCTGGCGTGGCTACCGACGGGTTTATCCATTGCAGAGATGGCCCAGAAACAGTCAGAATGGGCCGAATTGTCCGAGGCGCTGTTGGCGGTCTGGCCTGTTGCAGTGCCGGGATTTCATCGCATTTATCTGGACCAAAACCAGATCGTGCTGACGCTGATGATCGGCGACAGCGCTAAATGCGTGCAACAAATTGATGCCCGCATCGATGCTTTTTATCTGTCAGCGCAAGACTGGCCATTATCGCTATGGACGCGCTTGGGACGACTGGCTAAAGCCCAAGCAATATTGCGTATGCCGATGTCCAGCGACAGCCAGCAAAAAATGGTGGAAAACGCTGGATTTGTGTTTGAAAATACGCCCGGTGCTGCAGTAAAAAATGCCTGTTTTTGTCCACGATGGCGAATTACAACGCCCCGCACACAACCTCCGCCAGTCCAGCGTCACGCCATCATTCTTGGTGCGGGATTGGCAGGCGCGGCTGCATGTCAACGGCTGGCCTTACGCGGCTGGAAAGTAACGTTAATTGAACGCCATGCCAATATCGCACAAGAAGCGTCCGGCAATCTGGCAGGCATCTTTATGCCGCTTTTATCCAGAGATGACAATCCCACCTCGCGCCTCAGCCGCAACGCATATTTATTCGCACGGCATGTCTGGCAAAGTCTGGGCGGCATTGGCAACGGTTTTTCCGGTGCCGCTTGCGGCGTGCTCCAGATAGCCCGCGATGCCGCCCATGCAGAAGCCCAGCAAAATTTGTCGCAACAAACAGATTTCCCCGCCGAATACGCACAATGGCTGGCGCAACCGGCGGCCAGCGCATTATTGGGAGCGCCCGTCAGCGGCGGTGGCTGGTTATTCCCCGGCGGCGGCTGGGTCCATCCACAGAGTTTGTGCCGCGCCATGCTGCAAGCCTGCGGTTCGCAGTTGCAAACCCACTTTAATGTCAGCGCCAGCACACTCATAAAAATGGCCGATAGCTGGCAGGTTTGCGATGAAAACGGTGCTGAGATTGCCACTGCGCCGGTGGTCATTCTGGCAAACGGCATGGGCGCGCTGTCTTTTCCACAAACCTGCGACTTGCCGCTGACCGCGATTCGGGGTCAGGTCACGTATCTCGATGCAGAAAGCGCTCCGGCGATCATGCCGGTACTGTGCGGCGATGGTTATCTGACGCCAGCGATAAATGGTCTATGCAGTATCGGCGCGACCTATGACAACGATGCCGAAACGGCCTTACGCCAAAGCAGTCAGGACGAAAATCTGGCGCGTTTGCACCAAATCCTGCCCGACTGGACTGCCGATGTAACCGTATTGCCGTTGACTGGTCGAGTAGGTTTTCGTTGCGTGGCGACCGACCGTCTGCCGCTGGTCGGCGCGCTGCCCGATACGACGGCAACATCGCCACTCCGCGAACCGCAATTGAAAGATATCCCGCGCTTGCCAGGGCTATACGGTTTGCTGGGCTATGCGTCACGCGGATTGATCTGGGCACCGTTGGCAGCAGAACTGCTGGCCGCAGAATTGAATGACGAGCCGTTACCGATAGAAGCAGAGCTAGCCGCAGCGCTAGACCCGGCGCGCTTTATCTTAAAAGCGCAACGGCGTACTAAGCCGTAA
- a CDS encoding YXWGXW repeat-containing protein, with translation MKFKAIICVSLLSISAGLLAPISEAQAQVVVGVGVAPPPPRYEVIPPPRGGFVWAPGFWRWNGRRHVWVGGHYIRARPGYRYYEPRWERGDRGDWRFRERGWER, from the coding sequence ATGAAATTCAAGGCGATTATTTGCGTTAGCCTGCTCTCAATCAGTGCAGGATTGCTGGCCCCAATATCGGAGGCGCAAGCACAGGTTGTGGTGGGTGTCGGCGTTGCACCTCCTCCCCCTCGCTATGAGGTGATTCCTCCACCAAGAGGCGGTTTTGTCTGGGCTCCGGGTTTCTGGCGCTGGAACGGACGGCGGCACGTCTGGGTTGGCGGTCATTACATCCGTGCGCGCCCCGGCTATCGTTATTACGAACCACGCTGGGAGCGCGGTGATCGTGGCGACTGGCGCTTCCGTGAGCGCGGTTGGGAAAGATAA
- a CDS encoding NAD(P)/FAD-dependent oxidoreductase — translation MLRLNEIQLPLDHSEDALHGAILERLGIKPEALLGFTIFRRSYDARKKNAVTLTYTVDVDVKDEATIQQRLKAHKHVTATPDMQYKFVAHANGTEKSRPVVIGTGPCGLFAALILAQMGFKPIILERGKAVRERTKDTWGLWRKRELAPESNVQFGEGGAGTFSDGKLWTQIKDPKHYGRKVLTEFVLADAPEEIMYVSKPHIGTFRLVKMVEKMRASIEALGGEFRFEQKVQDLDIENGQIRAVILASGEAIVSDHVVLAIGHSARDTFRMLFDRGVYVEAKPFSVGFRIEHPQSLIDKCRFGPSAGHPILGAADYKLVHHCANGRAVYSFCMCPGGTVVAATSEPGRVVTNGMSQYSRNERNANSGIVVGITPADYPGHPLAGIALQEHWESRAYELGGSNYDAPGQLVGDFLAKRASTAFGSVQPSYKPGVHLGDLSTALPDYAITAMREALPAFDKQIRGFAMADAVLTGVETRTSSPVRIKRHDDSLQSLNTVGLFPAGEGAGYAGGIMSAAIDGIRVAEAVALSMAK, via the coding sequence ATGTTGCGATTGAACGAAATTCAACTCCCGCTCGACCATTCTGAAGACGCGCTGCACGGCGCGATTCTGGAGCGGCTCGGGATCAAACCTGAAGCTCTGCTTGGCTTCACGATTTTTCGACGGAGTTATGACGCCCGCAAGAAAAATGCAGTCACGCTGACCTATACCGTTGATGTCGACGTAAAAGACGAAGCGACCATCCAGCAACGTCTGAAGGCGCATAAGCATGTAACGGCCACGCCGGATATGCAGTACAAATTTGTCGCGCACGCCAACGGCACCGAAAAATCGCGCCCGGTCGTCATTGGCACCGGCCCTTGCGGCCTGTTTGCGGCATTGATTCTGGCGCAAATGGGATTTAAGCCGATTATTCTGGAACGCGGCAAGGCAGTGCGTGAACGTACCAAAGATACTTGGGGACTATGGCGCAAACGTGAATTAGCACCGGAATCGAATGTCCAGTTCGGCGAAGGCGGCGCAGGGACTTTTTCTGATGGCAAACTGTGGACGCAGATTAAAGACCCTAAACATTACGGCCGCAAAGTCCTGACCGAATTCGTGCTGGCCGACGCGCCGGAAGAAATTATGTACGTCAGCAAACCGCATATCGGCACTTTCCGTCTGGTAAAGATGGTCGAAAAAATGCGGGCGTCGATTGAAGCGTTGGGCGGCGAATTCCGCTTCGAGCAAAAAGTCCAGGATCTGGATATTGAGAATGGTCAAATCCGCGCAGTCATACTCGCCAGCGGAGAAGCCATCGTCAGCGATCACGTGGTGCTGGCGATCGGTCATAGCGCGCGCGATACGTTTCGCATGTTGTTTGACCGTGGCGTGTATGTCGAAGCAAAACCGTTTTCGGTCGGCTTTCGGATTGAGCATCCCCAATCCCTGATCGACAAATGTCGATTTGGCCCCAGCGCCGGGCATCCAATACTCGGCGCAGCGGATTACAAACTAGTCCATCACTGCGCCAATGGCCGTGCGGTCTATAGTTTTTGCATGTGCCCGGGCGGTACTGTGGTCGCTGCGACATCCGAGCCGGGACGCGTCGTCACCAACGGCATGAGCCAGTATTCACGTAATGAACGCAACGCCAACAGTGGCATCGTCGTCGGCATTACGCCCGCCGATTATCCTGGCCATCCGCTCGCAGGCATCGCGCTGCAAGAACATTGGGAATCACGCGCCTACGAACTCGGCGGCAGTAATTACGATGCACCGGGGCAACTGGTCGGCGATTTTCTGGCTAAACGCGCTTCCACCGCTTTCGGCAGCGTGCAACCATCGTATAAACCCGGCGTACATTTAGGCGATTTGAGTACGGCGCTGCCCGACTATGCAATCACCGCCATGCGCGAAGCTTTACCTGCCTTTGACAAGCAAATCCGCGGCTTTGCGATGGCCGATGCGGTATTGACCGGCGTTGAAACCCGGACATCCTCGCCGGTTCGGATTAAACGTCACGACGATAGTTTGCAAAGTCTGAATACAGTTGGCTTGTTCCCTGCTGGCGAGGGAGCCGGTTACGCTGGCGGCATTATGTCAGCAGCAATCGACGGCATCCGCGTGGCAGAGGCGGTCGCGCTGAGCATGGCGAAATAA